CGCGCCGGGGGCAGCCGGGGCCACTGAAGCAGCCGGCTCGGCCACCGGCTCGGGGGCCGGCTCGGCGACCGGCTGGGCGACCGGCTGGGCGACCGGCTCGGCGAGCGGCGTCGGCGCGGCGTCCGGCTGCGCCTCGGGCTCCGGTTCCGGCCGTGGTGCGGGCTCGGCTGCCGGGGCTCGATCGGCCGGCGGCGCAGCGGGGGCAGCGGGCTGGACGGCGGGCTGGACGGCAGCCGGGACAGCAGCGACCGGGGCGCCAGCCGCGGGCACGGCCACGGAGAGCCGGCGCTCGATGCGGTCCAGCCGGGCGCCGTAGCCGGCCTCGCCGTCGGCGGCGGGCAGCAGGACCCGGGCGCACAGCAGCTCGAGCTGGAGCCGCGGTGCGGTGGCGCCGGTGAGCTCGGTCAAACCGTTGTTGACGACGTCCGCCGATCGGGAGAGCTGGGCGGCGCCGAACCGGGAGGCCTGGTCGCGCAGCCGCTCGAGCTGGTCCTCCGGCACTCCGCGCAGGATCGCTCCGGCCCCCTCCGGCACCGCGCTGATCACCAGCAGGTCCCGCAGCCGCTCGAGCAGGTCCTCGACGAACCGGCGCGGCTCGTGCCCGGACTCGACGACACGGTCCACCACCTTGAAGACGGTCGCCGCATCGCCCGCCGCGAAGGCGTCGACCACCGCATCCAGCAGCGTGGCGTCGGTGTACCCGAGCAGCGACACCGCGCGCTCGTACGTCACCCCGTCCTCGCCTGACCCCGCGATGAGCTGGTCGAGCACGGACAGCGCGTCCCGCACCGACCCGGCCCCCGCGCGCACCACGAGCGGCAGCACCCCCTTGGACACCTCGACGTCCTCGCGCCGGCACAGCTCAGCCAGGTAGTCCTGCAGGCGCTGCGGCGGGACCAGCCGGAAGGGGTAGTGGTGGGTCCGCGAGCGGATCGTCCCGATGACCTTCTCGGGCTCGGTGGTGGCGAAGATGAACTTCACGTGCGGCGGCGGCTCCTCGACGACCTTCAGCAGGGCGTTGAAGCCCGCGGAGGTCACCATGTGCGCCTCGTCGATGATGTAGACCTTGTACCGGCTCGCGGCCGGGCCGAACGCCGCCTTCTCGCGCAGCTCGCGGGCGTCGTCCACACCACCGTGGCTGGCCGCGTCGATCTCGATGACGTCGACCGTGCCCGCCCCACCACGGGCCAGGCCCACGCACGAGTCGCACACCCCGCAGGGCACATCCGTCGGCCCCTGCTCGCAGTTCAGGCAGCGCGCGAGGATCCGAGCGGACGTGGTCTTGCCGCACCCGCGAGGCCCGCTGAACAGGTAGGCGTGGTTGACCCGCCCGGTGCGCAGCGCCTGCATGAGCGGCTCGGTGACGTGCTCCTGACCGATGACGTCCGCGAACGACTCGGGGCGGTAGCGGCGGTACAGGGCGGTCGACACGGGACGACCCTAACGCGCCGTCCCGACAGCTTGGCGTCCGTCGTCCACCGGTTCCACCCACGACCGACGGTCTGCGGTTGCCGCTGTCGGTGGACTGCGCGACGGTGTACCCGGTCAAAGGGGACGTCTAGCCGAGGAGCGTCATGGCCGGCACTGCGCACGAACGTCCGCTGGTCGTCGTGATGGGCGTCTCCGGAACGGGGAAGACGACCATCGGCGAGGCACTCGCCGCACGGCTCCACCTCGACTACCGGGACGCCGACGTGTTCCACCCGCAGGCCAACATCGACAAGATGGCGGCCGGCCACCCCCTGGACGACGACGACCGGGCCCCCTGGCTGGCGGCCATCGGTGGCTGGCTCGCCGAGCACGACCTGACCGGTGGGGTGGTGAGCTGCTCGGCGCTGCACCGCACCTACCGGGACACCCTGCGCAGCCTCGCGCCCCGAGCGCGCTTCCTGCACCTGTCCGGCGACCCGGAGGTCATCGCCGAGCGGATGCGGGCCCGGCCCGAGCACTTCTTCAAGGTCGAGATGCTCGCGTCCCAGCTCGAGACCCTCGAGCCGCTCGAGGACGACGAGCCCGGCGTCACCGCCGACCTGTCCGACCCGGTCGAGCAGATCATCGACCACTTCCTGTCGACCCTCGCACCCACCGGAGGCACCCCGTGATCACCGCGTTCCTCACCGCTGAGCCGATCAGCGACGCCAGCGGCGGCCAGCTGATCGCCGCTGCACTGATCGGTATCGCGGTCATCGTCGTGCTGATCACCTGGCTCAAGGTGCACCCGTTCCTCGCCCTGACCATCGGCTCGATCATCACCGGCGCAGTCGCCGGCGCCGAGCTGTCCAAGACGGTGCTGAGCTTCTCGACCGGCGTCGGCGCGACCGTGGCCTCGGTGGGCGTGCTCATCGCGCTCGGCGCGATGTTCGGCAAGCTGCTCGCCGACTCCGGCGGCGCGTCCGAGATCGTGGACACCATCGTCGACCGCTCCAGCGCGCGCACCCTGCCGTGGGCGATGGCGCTGGTCGGGGCCCTGATCGGGCTGCCGATGTTCTTCGAGATCGGCCTGGTGCTGCTCGTGCCGATCATCCTGCTGGTGGCTCAGCGCTCGGGTCAGCCCCTGATGAAGATCGCGATCCCCACGCTCGCGGGGCTCTCGGTGCTGCACGGGTTCGTCCCGCCGCACCCCGGCCCGCTGGCCGCCATCGGCGTCGTGAAGGCCGACCTCGGCATCACCCTCGCGCTCGGCCTGCTGATCGCCATCCCGACCGTGATCATCGCCGGGCCGCTGTTCGCGCCCTTCGCGGCCCGCTGGGCCCCGGTGATGGCCCCCGGTGCCGCAGTGGAGGAGACCGTCGGCGCCGGTGGCGCGGGCAACACGTCGCGGACGTCGACCGGCGCCGGCACGAGCGCAGCGCGCACGAGCAGCACGGGAACCGGCGAGGGCACGGACGTCGACACCGGCGAGGGCGACACCAGCCTGGACCGTGCGCCGGGCCACCGCCGGCCGAGCTTCCCGGTCACGCTCGCCACCGTTCTGCTGCCCGTCGCACTGATGCTGGGCAAGGCCGTCGCCGACATCTGGCTCAACGAGAACAGCCTGGGCTACAAGGTGCTGGACTTCATCGGCACGCCGCTGGTGGCACTGCTGATCGCCGTGCTCGTGGCCATGTTCACCCTCGGGGTGGGCACGGGCATGAGCAAGACGGAGCTGTCGAAGTCGTTCGAGACCTCGCTGCCGCCGATCGCCGGGCCGCTGCTCATCGTGGCCGCCGGCGGCGGTTTCAAGCAGGTCCTGGTCGACACCGGGATCGGCGGGGCCATCGGCGACGCGATCGCGGGCAGCAGCA
The window above is part of the Angustibacter luteus genome. Proteins encoded here:
- a CDS encoding DNA polymerase III subunit gamma and tau: MSTALYRRYRPESFADVIGQEHVTEPLMQALRTGRVNHAYLFSGPRGCGKTTSARILARCLNCEQGPTDVPCGVCDSCVGLARGGAGTVDVIEIDAASHGGVDDARELREKAAFGPAASRYKVYIIDEAHMVTSAGFNALLKVVEEPPPHVKFIFATTEPEKVIGTIRSRTHHYPFRLVPPQRLQDYLAELCRREDVEVSKGVLPLVVRAGAGSVRDALSVLDQLIAGSGEDGVTYERAVSLLGYTDATLLDAVVDAFAAGDAATVFKVVDRVVESGHEPRRFVEDLLERLRDLLVISAVPEGAGAILRGVPEDQLERLRDQASRFGAAQLSRSADVVNNGLTELTGATAPRLQLELLCARVLLPAADGEAGYGARLDRIERRLSVAVPAAGAPVAAVPAAVQPAVQPAAPAAPPADRAPAAEPAPRPEPEPEAQPDAAPTPLAEPVAQPVAQPVAEPAPEPVAEPAASVAPAAPGALDVEAIRHAWPDVATRLFSMKKVTFMLVQHAQVLAFDGRRVTLGIASEGAAANFRAGAHGEFVRQALIEVLALDAQVEAVHGDTLPAGGANRGAGSGGPGRPPASGPPASPPPRQPAQQTAPAEPAGWDSPPHDDVEPAPEPEPEPAADPAPPAEPEPPRRSRREVATEQAAKFRRPEASAVALADDLPSADDPDAEDSDLVGRPVVERLLGGRVIDETDE
- a CDS encoding gluconokinase, coding for MAGTAHERPLVVVMGVSGTGKTTIGEALAARLHLDYRDADVFHPQANIDKMAAGHPLDDDDRAPWLAAIGGWLAEHDLTGGVVSCSALHRTYRDTLRSLAPRARFLHLSGDPEVIAERMRARPEHFFKVEMLASQLETLEPLEDDEPGVTADLSDPVEQIIDHFLSTLAPTGGTP
- a CDS encoding GntP family permease, with translation MITAFLTAEPISDASGGQLIAAALIGIAVIVVLITWLKVHPFLALTIGSIITGAVAGAELSKTVLSFSTGVGATVASVGVLIALGAMFGKLLADSGGASEIVDTIVDRSSARTLPWAMALVGALIGLPMFFEIGLVLLVPIILLVAQRSGQPLMKIAIPTLAGLSVLHGFVPPHPGPLAAIGVVKADLGITLALGLLIAIPTVIIAGPLFAPFAARWAPVMAPGAAVEETVGAGGAGNTSRTSTGAGTSAARTSSTGTGEGTDVDTGEGDTSLDRAPGHRRPSFPVTLATVLLPVALMLGKAVADIWLNENSLGYKVLDFIGTPLVALLIAVLVAMFTLGVGTGMSKTELSKSFETSLPPIAGPLLIVAAGGGFKQVLVDTGIGGAIGDAIAGSSISPLLLAWVVAVLIRLATGSATVATITAAGIMAPLAGSMSNGETSLLVLAIGSGSLFFSHVNDAGFWLVKEYFGLTVGQTIKSWSVMETIISVTGIILVMALNLVV